One window of Enterobacter sp. RHBSTW-00175 genomic DNA carries:
- the rpsN gene encoding 30S ribosomal protein S14 yields the protein MAKQSMKAREVKRVALADKFFAKRAELKAIISDVNASDEDRWNAVLKLQSLPRDSSPSRQRNRCRQTGRPHGYVGKFGLSRIKLREAAMRGEVPGLKKASW from the coding sequence ATGGCTAAGCAATCAATGAAAGCACGCGAAGTAAAGCGCGTAGCTTTAGCTGATAAATTCTTCGCTAAACGCGCTGAACTGAAAGCGATCATTTCTGATGTGAACGCTTCCGACGAAGATCGTTGGAATGCGGTTCTCAAGCTGCAGTCTCTGCCGCGTGATTCCAGCCCGTCTCGTCAGCGTAACCGCTGTCGTCAAACAGGTCGTCCACATGGTTATGTGGGCAAGTTTGGGTTGAGCCGTATCAAACTGCGTGAAGCCGCTATGCGCGGTGAAGTGCCAGGCTTGAAAAAGGCTAGCTGGTAA
- the rpsH gene encoding 30S ribosomal protein S8: MSMQDPIADMLTRIRNGQAANKVAVTMPSAKLKVAIANVLKEEGFIEDFKVEGDTKPELELTLKYFQGKAVVESIQRVSRPGLRIYKKKDELPKVMAGLGIAVVSTSKGVMTDRAARQAGLGGEIICYVA; this comes from the coding sequence ATGAGCATGCAAGATCCGATCGCGGATATGCTGACCCGTATCCGTAACGGTCAGGCCGCGAACAAAGTTGCGGTCACCATGCCTTCCGCCAAGCTGAAAGTGGCAATTGCCAACGTGCTGAAGGAAGAAGGTTTTATCGAAGATTTTAAAGTTGAAGGCGACACCAAGCCGGAACTGGAACTTACTCTCAAGTATTTCCAGGGTAAAGCTGTTGTAGAAAGCATTCAGCGTGTCAGCCGCCCAGGCCTGCGCATCTATAAGAAAAAAGATGAGCTGCCAAAAGTTATGGCTGGTCTTGGTATCGCAGTTGTTTCTACCTCTAAAGGTGTTATGACTGATCGTGCAGCGCGCCAAGCTGGTCTTGGTGGCGAAATTATCTGCTACGTAGCCTAA
- the rplE gene encoding 50S ribosomal protein L5 — protein MAKLHDYYKDEVVSKLMTEFNYNSVMQVPRVEKITLNMGVGEAIADKKLLDNAAADLTAISGQKPLITKARKSVAGFKIRQGYPIGCKVTLRGERMWEFFERLITIAVPRIRDFRGLSAKSFDGRGNYSMGVREQIIFPEIDYDKVDRVRGLDITITTTAKSDEEGRALLAAFDFPFRK, from the coding sequence GAGTTTAACTACAATTCTGTCATGCAAGTCCCTCGGGTCGAGAAGATCACCCTGAACATGGGTGTTGGTGAAGCGATCGCTGACAAGAAACTGCTGGATAACGCAGCAGCTGATCTGACAGCAATCTCCGGTCAAAAGCCGTTGATCACCAAAGCACGCAAATCAGTTGCAGGCTTCAAAATCCGTCAGGGCTATCCGATCGGCTGTAAAGTAACTCTGCGTGGCGAACGCATGTGGGAGTTCTTTGAGCGCCTGATCACTATTGCTGTTCCACGTATCCGTGACTTCCGTGGCTTGTCCGCTAAGTCTTTCGACGGTCGTGGTAACTACAGCATGGGTGTCCGTGAGCAGATCATCTTCCCAGAAATCGACTACGATAAAGTCGACCGCGTGCGTGGTTTGGATATTACCATTACCACTACTGCGAAATCTGACGAAGAAGGCCGTGCTCTGCTGGCTGCCTTTGACTTCCCGTTCCGCAAGTAA